The sequence ACTCCGAGAAAGTTTGTTTGTTCCCATTTTTGTGCATTACTTAAAACTCAATTGACAGATATGGGGAGAGGGGCCCTCATTTTTATAATATCATGATAATGAGAGGCATGTAAATGAAGTGCTTCATTGTCAAATCAGTTAGAATTTCAATTTAATATAGTGTTTGGCAGAGCACTATGGTTCATACGCAAGCGTTCTGGAATTCTACAAGTAGCAAAGTTTCTTATCAACtccgaccgtccatctagtttttgATATATAATGAATGGATAATATCTAAATATAATACACATATATCCACCATTTTATCTGATAAATGGAATTGAAACCGACGGTTAAAAAAAAAGCTATAAATGGTGTTGTCCACTATTCTTAGTTTGTGGAAACTAGGCAGGAATGGTATTGGTTAATACGAGTGAGAGAATGATGCTTGGGTCAATCATATTACCTTTTTACCCTTATTATTTGGAATAAATAAGGAGAATACCCTTTAATGGTTAAGTTGTAATGAGGTAGCCTATGACTCTTATTACACAGGTACTTAGAGAAACTGTTCACATACATGGCACCAAATCAGAAACGCAAAGGTTCACATGTGCCATCTAATCTCTCTTGTGCAAGGTCAAAACGGGTCATCAGGATTATATTAGAGGTTTTACAATTAATGGAGGTTGGTATGATCCATTGAAAGTTTTCTACTAAATCTCACAAAGCTTGGGTGTTCTACTAACAAATTATGTGGTTTCCATTTGTTGTTGAGATCATTGTAGGAAACCTAGTCTGTTGGTTCTTATTGTCCGCTCATAGTCTGCAAATTGGGTCATTAGTATGGATGATCGGAACAATTCCAAATGTAAAACCCATATTGAGTGGGACATTAGAAAAGTTTGAATCTCCACAAATGATGCTAGCCATTTGATTAGTGGATAGCTGCATAATGTTAGGCATCATTTTTTTAGGGACCATTTATGACCTATTCTTTGTGGGGTCGACCTCCTGAAATGGGTCCATTGGTTCCTTTTGAAAATTGTATGCTTTGATAGTGACTTATCATACAACTATATAGGTGGCCTCACTCAACATTTGGTAATCAAGATTGTTCCAAGTGTACCCCATTATTAATGATGTGtgtgttaacaatatatttctcATTAGATAATCATACATGTacatcttatggattcaaggaagATGACTAATGACATTGATGATGGGCGGTGGATGAGTGCATGGTTTAGCCATTCTATTGGTATACAATATGTCATTATTTTGCTTagttttatgttttgattttgtcTTTACTGCACGAATATGCATGAAATGAGTAATTATGTGATAAAGCAGATGATTAAAAATGGTTAGGAAAATACCATGATGCACTGCACGAGTGCACACTAAGGAGTTACCCAACACATTGTTTTAGTCTTTTTTATAAAgaaggccatatatatatatagtggtcaTTAAATCATACTGGTCTAGTCATGATGGGAAGACTTTTTGGAGTACATATGCTAGCATTATGGTGTGAGAGATCTTAGCCATCTACCAAGTGGGGTTGAATAGTAGGCTTTGTCCGAAAGTCAAACAAGGATGTCTATCACGTGATCACCCCCTTGTGAAAAGGATAATCTTTATGTCATAAACACATATCAATCTATCCcatacatattagatccaaattatCTGTGATGCCATGAGTCAAAATATTTGTTTTGTTCTCTTATTAAATAGGTTGTAGTgtataattaataataataataataattagtctACATTAGTATTGTACACACATTGACAAGTGGACTGGTATAAGTTATGGATCAGTATGTTCACACACTTCAATTCTATTAGTctgttttacttcccaaaacaaatggttaagattgattgCATGTGTCTTGTGGCCCTTGACCCATCTTATGTGAGGCCGATAGTTGATTTGTTTGAATCTTATagttggcccattgtaatgtgaaaCATCACAAAGTGAATACCTTTTGGTACATAgatacttagaaattgtacatgtggcatgcattaAATCAAACTAGGATACCTTACTAAACAGAAAACATCTGATAAACATCACATCACTAGTTATAAAGATTTGAAAATGTGGGGGTCAAGGACCTTGTGATATATGTTATAAATTCATGTACATATGCTACAtgacacatgtaagatatttgaGTCTTGGAGACAAGGTGTCTGAAATCAAATTGATTGCATGTTTTAATGATCTAATTGGTGACCATTAAATGAATAGTTAGATAAAAAATGATcaatagtttaaattcaatagATGATTATTCGATCAATGAAAATTTTAAGCTGAACTCAATTCTTATTGGAGGCAagtttgatgtttatatgtgtaACAATAAGTTTACTTATAAATAAATGCAGTTTTATGATTAGTAGACTTCTACACTTTGGGGGGCTATGTTTAAATGAACAAAATATGCTTGGTCATGGATTAAGAGGTCCTAGCTATTTAGGATCTTAGACCTTTTTCTTCATATTCAGCTACCAAAATTTCATTGATTGTATTAAATTCTAATCACTAATTGATAAATTGGTTAACTTTTCATGTGTTAAGGAACatatgataacatgataatgttgtaatatgattacatgaaggctatactctattttagttgtcatatgTCTATGCATGACAGATTACTCCAGCCTCTTTGTACTGCAGATACAATAAGTTCGATTGACTTTACCACCAGTTGGTTGAATGGTGGGCTAGTGAAGTTGGTTGAATAGTAAGAGTACATTCGGGGCTAAGAAAGTTGGTTATATTCAGAGCCGGTGATACaacaactatcataataaaagtgatgctcAGTATCTGTTGCTTGATGGAGTCGTAATTATTGACTCTGTGAGGTTAGAAATGAGTTCGGTGTGCTTTGACTTGAGATATGAATAATCAAAGAGGTTGCAACTGACTGCCAAATACTTAACTGAGGAGTAAAAGAATGAACCAGCCTAAGCAGAGACTTGTTTCTAAGTAGCTAGTTGGTGATGCAATAGCTTATCATTATAATGATCCCTAGCTGATCTGAAAGGATGATTAGCCACAATAGGACTAAGACATGGCCAAACTCGTATGAGAGGTAATGATGGTAAATTTTCTGTAATAGGCGAAAGCCTGACGAAGTAATGACGGGTGGAGGTAAAAGGCTTACGGGTCATAGATCCTCGGACCGAATGACTatttaaaagattagtcaatgatacattgaagggaatggggctgagcctaatatatgagctaccatgttggtaacccaacctatacaagtagaGATCCTATGCGATAGGTTCAAtgagtaaacaacaagacacgaggtagatgaTTGCATTGATataaatgagccccttctatggtgtacagtacGAGCAGCAATGCGgaaggatgagttttttagaactcttaatgaatccatagtcatatatttggtggtgtatacagttgctgcatataCTTGATGAAAtttacctatatgggtgtggaggtggaggccgcttcctatgagaatttaggcgaattctctagagcacttatgaaatccaggtaatggtggaTGGCCGAAatgcaccgaaccgcagaatcacttgtagcggaaaagttgtgtgagtggtatgtacttgcgatctacataaaaaggaatcaggttcaagactatagtGTCACCTGATTCTGTAGACTTAtcatgcttactctaatgtcggttcaagtctatggtgacaccgacaccattgtacaactcttccatcttaacccgaaatgttaaaaattttaaaacatgtgggggattattgtattttaaattattttaaaataatttggtgtttcaaaatatccgttgggatggaccatggctgtggccataggtgtgcatgtgccctacggatgtatcttttcactgaaaggttatatcctttcaatttttgttttgaaaagttgtgtcttttgaagcctaagggacacaccacttgggtttaaacccaatagtcacaaccctttgtgcAAGGGTGTCtttacacccttaagggtgttttcacaaagtctataaatagacttctgattttaagttttggaatggattaaaaaattagttttctctttaaaaattttgtttaagtattttctagtttAAGTTAAggctacaagtggttcgagcccgtgtatagtgagtgcacagttgggaccgggtcatagttgttgtatcctggaggtcgattgctttggAAACTTGTTGCACTTAGGATGTTatctaaggggagcaaattcgatttcaagctgagtgactcacATCATGCCTCGACTTCTACAAACcgataagttttctattttctcattttaattttaattttaatttatccaAATAGTTTTCTAAACTCCATATATCCAACATGCCACACGTGCTCCACCTGTCAAACCCAACATCATTCCAATCCACACGTGCATGCACATGAGGACCACTCACATGTGCAATGACCCCATCTTGCTCCAACCTACCCGCATGAAGAAAAACTTCCATGCACGTGTGGACCCATGTGGAACAAGTGTACACGTGTGCAAAGTGAAACTATTGCATGCATGTGTGCACTCCTACACGTGATAAGCAAAGGTGAGCTGCAAACACGTGCATGTCTATGAATTTTAATGTACATGAACGTGCCAAATAAGAAAATTAGgagaaataaacaaaagaaagctTACTCCCAATATATAGTATCTTTGACTTCCAAGCGAGCTTGAACCTTGGGACTGTTGTAATAATTCCCTTTCGATCTGATCCGTATCATGGTGAATTCTCTGTAGATAATCTCGGGTCTCTTCAACGATTGATCTCTCATCCGTCTGATCTTGGCCATGTTTATATAGAGAATTTTCAATTAGtgaaaaaaatagaaatgaaAGGAAATGTCATGATTTGTATAACAGGAAATACAATGGGTGTATTGGAAACATAGCTGTTGGATCTAGGTTCATGTTTTAACGAGCGGAATTGTTTATATGATTGTCATGGATGATgcccaaaaattaaaattttaaccatGTTTTCAGATAATCCGATACCATACGATAGCTTGGCTTGCTTTGGTAGTGGTGGTGAGtgagataaaatgcatcaaaggtgagctcagtttctctctctctttctttctttccatggGCCTTGTTCCTCCTTTTCTTTGTGATTtcgggatttttattttttattttttatttttgggtttagcGGCGTTATAATTAGTTgtgaaatatctttttttttttttcctatcaatAAGATTATAGGtgagttttgaagaaaaaataataatatttcaatCCTATGGTCATTATAACTTTTATCTTTTGAACAAGGACCTGATCCTTGACTATTGTTTCGTGGGCCATTGATCAAAAGTCTTGGATCTTTCAATATTGAAGATTTTTTGAGGCAGCCGGATCTTTCAATATTGAAGATTTTTTGAGGCAGCCAACATAGGATGTATCAACGTTTTGGTCCTCCAAACATGACCTTGGATTGAACGACTAGACTCGATGTACCTTAGAGCTATACATGGGGATGTATTGTAATTACAAATCTCTGGAATTGCACTCTTCAATTCAAACAAATGGCTAGATGGTATTGTTGGgaaattaaaccaaaatgagaatctaaaagaaaaaggaaaaagaaagaaaattgttcTAAATTTATAAAATTGCATTTTAAACCAAAACCTTTCTAGAAAGGATTGATTTTCAAAGGCCTGACCACTGTACATGGCACTGCCTTTggtgatcagaaccattcattGGGAGAATAGTCATGCAAATAATCAAcggatgaacggttctgatcatgaactgtgggtcccatgtgaggtgGAGGGCCTGATGACTAACAACTCCCACCAACTGTCAATCTCTTCTCTGCACATAGACATAAATTTCGAAAATGCTAGTGATGGAGTTCCAACCTGTTTTATGTTTGGAATAAGAGATTTGAGAATTTGAAGCTGCTCGGCTACTCTCCTCCCCGCGTTGCCATCGCCACCCACACTCTCTTCACTGTCTTCGGAGGAACTGCCATTTTGGCTCGAGCCTATGTCTGCGGCCGGAGCTCCCAACGGTTCTTGTTGCTGCATCGCCGTTAATTCGCAGTAGCTGTGGTCTTTAAGCTTCTTGCGGTTCTTCTTATAGGCGGAATTCATGACTTTTttccatttagggcctgtttggccgggcagattggatgggattggaggcgtgccaaacagacacgggatcctgatcccgggatatagcaatccgggcgtgtttgggcagtgggattagatgggattaggtgggatgggattcatccggtcccgtgccaattccactccatgtctgggaagaatggaaaagcttggaattagatatgatggaattgcattgtatcccgtgccaatttcactcaatgttagtaggttgtgtaggtcccaccatgatgtgtgggctatatctacaccgtccacccatttttcgagattattttagagcatgggccaaaaaattaggtaaatctaaagctcaaggggaccccacactagaaagcaacggggattgaatacttaccgttgaaaacttctctggggccacataagttttggatctgcctcatttttaggcccatgccataaactgaggttacaaaacaaatgaacaatttagatataatacatgtctgttattctcagtaatttcaaataatagtgggtatatccattcaatgtactaccgaattaccaacaaagcatgacattaatcttatcccactaggggggggggggggcaatccctgccatgggtccatgggtaataattatgttatcCCACATGattccttctaatcccaccgtcgAAACAGGCCTTAGGACAATCCATTGGcatcaccatcgttacctttaaatcccatccaatccatcctaatcccttcaaaaatgtctaggacgtgtttggttcaagggattggaaggtttaatctcaggattggccgggcatgccaagcaaaccggatatagcaatcccgggaaaTAGCAATTttatagatcttgcaccaatctacTGGTGCAGCTATCATTACTTTGAAATATGTACAATCCACTTGAAtatcatccaatcccatccaatctgccggCCAAACAGggggcgcggatttcctgcgaaagcctttcgcaggaagttcctacgcaaggatgctgggtggggctcaccaccatgtttttgggaaatgtactccattcatccatttggtgagctcatttagGAAAAGCGACCGAAAACGAAGtgaatccaaagctaaagtggaccacatgagagggaaaattggggaaagaaatacctaccattgaaaccttcttgggctctgccttgatatttatatgccatccaaaccatttataagattattaacacagggatgaatgaaaatacaaaaaatttagcctgaaacaaagcttttatggtcatataaatgtttcaatagtTCTAACTGAATTCCTAcagtttccttttgtgtggcccacttgagtcatggATCCAACTCGTTTTTAGTAGCTTGTACTAAAATTATgttgcaaaacggatgaatgaaGTATATTTCTCAAAAACTATGGTGGTGGCCCCATCCAGCATCCttgggcaggaacttcctgcaaaggctttcgcaggaaatctgcgtccccaAACAGGCGTGCGTAGAGGAGTTGCTGTCGAGCCAGTATTGTACCTTCATTTACCACACTAGAGTTTACTTTTCTTTTCCCAAAAATCATGTTACAGCATATTTTTACCTAGAAATAGGACAGCTGATGTTATTAGAAATATACCATTTTATCCTTATTATTATATGTCGTTTGTCTGGGACGAGTGACGAGGTAAATTCATATCCTCCGTATCAATAAAGATACAGTTAGTGTGATCCCACCTttcttgaaaataaataaataaatgcatatttttaaaaagaaagaaactcTAGATATTAAATactggaagaaaaaataatagagGAAAATATAAAAATCGAAATCATGTCCACCATGCCCATGTATATTCATGTGGATTGAATGATATGATATCGTTTTCAGAATTAGATATTTTCGCCCTTCTTCTTTCAGTGTAAACACCTGTTTTAAGTAGTGGGTAATACAacgagctctgtggggcccaccttgtcttGCATGTaacatcaactccatccatcatgtgaacaCCTTGTCTTTCAATCGGCAtcggataaaataaaaaatacataaaatccaATTCAAAATATAGGTGGGGCGTGCTAGCTAGGGATCAACGTTTGATCTCacctaaaacatttaaaaaaaaaaataaaaaataaaataaacatacacgcacacacactcatgccttagtgggatttcaccacccatggatgcTCAAActcttgaccaggtgttgaaagtcctgagagtctaccaccggagcaggaGTTAGGATCCAGCTCACctgaaacttttttatttttatttttacacacgcactcacacaccacacacacacttatgcacacacacacaccccacacatgcaCCCTGTGGGATATCACCaccgtgggtactcgaacccttgacccgttgttgaaactcctgggagtctaccacccgagtaagagtaaggatccaactcACATGAAACTTGAAATGGAGTGTTTCAcatgttattagttttattttttataacttttaacatcataaataaggTGACTATTGTTTATTAATTTAAAGACGTCTTGTTGTCATCTAAAAAGGCACCCCAATTTGGAATCTAGATTTCTACTGTAGGTGTGAAAATTACCTAGTCATAATGCGTGGGATCCATTTTAAGGCTGGTTTTCTTTTAAAGTGTATTTCTTCATGAGTTTATTTCTTTAGCCACTGTATAAAACAGGCATTAATTTTTGCCACACCAGAATACAACAGAAGACCACCGTGGTAAATAAAGGTTTAAAAAAAGTTCAAATAAAGGTGGTTAATAGATGCGTGTGAAAGTGCACGTGAGCTCGGTTGCCAATGTCCACGAGGGATAATACATGTGTATGCACGTGTTTGTATTATACACATGAATGTGGGACCATACCAcctaagcattttttttttccacatgtaCGCATCCATTGGTATGTCCCTAAGACAGTTTGTCTGCATGCATACTGCACCCACCGCACATTCACAAACTTGTACGTGCGAGGTCGCAATTTCTGATAAAAAAAGGTCACTGATTACGAGAAAATTCACATTTTACACGCCACTTTTTCTCTTGGATTTTAAAAGGAGACCTTTTGAAGATTCTCATTAATACGAGTTGGATTTGGAATCCAAAGACAATATTGGGTGTGGCAAACATCATTTGGACTGAAAATATTGGATCtcaaatcctaaccatctaaaatCCATGATATCAAATGACCCATGGTATCAAAATAAGCTGGAATCATCAATATGTATGCCGTACCTGCGTGTTCGGTCAGACCATTCACAGTTCATTGATTCTGCGAATAAGCCCAGATGACATTATGGACCACCTGATTTTCTTGCCCGGGAGATCCATTATGGGACCAACATTTATCATGGTTCAGACATCCTATTCATATGACATTGGCTAAAAGGAGTGTGCAGCATTTAAGATTATAGTAGTGGGATAGtacttgatttattttattattatttttttttatgcaaCGGTGCATTTGGTTTATTAATATAATCAAATATCGTAATATTTCaggattaatcaatctaatttggtgtaaattataataaaatttcatgatatttggtgcaaccaagcacaccCAAAACTAAAATTTGAAGTTAGAAAATGTTGattaatgtggaaacatgctccCAAAATGGTCTCTTGATTCATTGTACACCTTTTATGTACTTGAAAAATGAATTTTTTGCAACCCTTAGAAATGGAACAAAGAAAATATTCCATTGTTTAAACCATTTTACCGTGAATGAAAAcgaaatcattgaaaatcattTTGATATTTTACGTTTTCTCAAGTAAGGCCAGGTCCTTCCACTACCTAGCTAAGAGCTTCTGGAAGTAGCATTAACGAAATATATTCAAGGGTTCTCTTTTACCGCTTTTTCCTTGTGGGCCCAAGGTGAGTGAGGATTTTCTGGATTATTAGCTCCTTTTAACTGATGTTAACTAATCATCATTAGCTTCTCTAAAAAGAATTATTTGTGATCATGTGTAGATGatgttgtattttaattttttttaaaataatttagtatttTAAAATATCTGTTGGGACGGGCCATGGCAGTGGCTATAGGTGCGCATGTGTTATACGGATGTATCTTTTCACTTCAGTATGAAAGGTTGCAtcctttcatattttattttgaaaagttgtgtctttttaaGCCTAATAGTCCTACCAAttgagtttaaacccaatagtcataaCCCTTTTTCAAAGAGTGTCTCTATACCCTTAAAAGGTGTTTCCACAAAGTATATAAATAGACTTTTTCTCATCTATTTTAGTGTGTAATAAAAAGTTTGTTTTATGTTAAAATATAGTTTAAGtcttttctagttcgggttaagactacaagtggttcgagcccatgtACAATGAGTGCATTGCTGGGACcgagtcatagtcgttgtatcttaaaggtcgattgctctggaaacccatcgcacttgggacgctgtccaaggggagcaaattcaatttTAAGTCTCACGTCAAGACTTGACTTATATAAATTGATAAGTTTTCTCTTATTcgtaatttaaatttattttgtatAAATAGTCTTCCAAACTCCATATcctaacaatcttgaaatcggATTTGTTAGAAAAACTATTTAAGAATTAGGGTTGCATTTATCTGGTTGGAATAACCCAAAATGAAACCGCACCAATCCGATTTGTGAGTCATGACCCATATAATCTAGAGTTGTTATTTCCCACCTAATGGTCAGGATATTGTTGATACTTGTTATATAAGTTTTTTAGACCACATGTACAAAATTATGTATAAAAGTGAACATATGCACCAACTGAGAATggttagtgtcacgccccaaattcggaaaccgggctcacaaaattttcgattgccgaatccggcgccgacagcctccgtagaaccccattctcggctcccggcccTTATTtaccaggttttgatcctgggatcctataaggaggatttctaatattaatttgatttgcaatgagcatgaatcatggatctatactaaacaagttatatgGTGATGGTGCAATGCCCTGAAAAATGAGGgttgagtaaaagtccaactcctgagttccaacgcatcacttatgtaacatatttaatgatgattaaatgttgtctgtattagtgcataaaacatgaataaaattaagccaaatcagcaaaacataatccagggatagttgtaatacgcaagcggaagattaaaacaaatatgtataacttgataaactagtttaggtccccaaagtatgtatgcattgccaggtcaataattacatgtattgtttcaaaatacaaaatgtcaaaagtgtaatagtccactacaagtataaccctgaagcctaGACGATTCaaaacggtctacgagaacccgcctgaatactgcatatatgagaacgcctcctcatcatcctcaaagtctggctccgcctcgcaggctacgccatcatctgaacctacaacagggtttgGTTGGTATTCAAGACACCGTCcagtaatgtgggagtgagtgatcaactcagtggaacaataaagcaaaggttaacatgttatcaattcagtcaagaaataatgataaagcaatacaatcgaacatccctaagtactctgattaatgcaggaatggtatgaataaatgatgcatgccctcgcttgtactccctcagcgatcttcatctaatggtcgcgCATGCACATCGCCAAAAGGCatatgtaatgtggtgcatgaatatgattacactaccaaaaaatcgggCAAAGGATACAGCCTATGGCGGAATTTTGCTACGGTTTAAAGccgtagctatatagctacggatttaatccgtagctaaagtcTGGATATCCGTAGCTAAATCTGACGGAAAAAAAGCCACGCGGGTCCTTTCTATTTCATTGACGCGggcctttttttttcattccctctctctcaaacATCCCTCTCACGCCTCCACCTCACCCCCACGCCCTAGTCgcacctccacctctctctctctctgaattggAAGAAGGTCCCCACGCCCTGGCCGCACCcccacctctatctctctctatctctctctctttgaattggAAGAAGGTCCCCACGCCCTAGCTGCACCTCCACGCTCTATCTCATGTCTACCATCTTTGATGCCTACAAGAAGCAAAAACGGCAGATCAAGGCCTATGCATTCCATGCGTTCGTAGACCCTAGCTGCCCAGTCGACTACTCGGGCCTGTTTCGCTACAATATCCGATCGTTCCACCAGGAATGTGCTAAGATCGAGGACTACAATGTCGAAGGGATGCCGACATGGTGCATGTTGCTCGTTAATGAGAGCAGCGGTGTCGTTGTCCGTCTCTATTTCATCGAAGAAAATGTCAAGCACTCGAGCTGACTGTTCTGCGATTTCTGTTGTTGCGTCGGTAAGGAATTACTGATTTGGATTTGTCACGTTTGATTGGAAATGGGATTTTCTTGAATTGGAATATGTAGGATTTGGGTTTGAATTGGGGATTTGGGTTAGAATAATGAATTTTGAGAATCCCGATGAATTCTTTTTGGCAATTCATTAACATGGCATCTGTCATTGTAACCCTAACTGGATTTCTTGTGAGAAGTGATGAATTGGCTCTGTGTTGATTTCCCCCCTGCATTTCTACCCTCAACCTGAATTGGGAATCGGACTTGTGTAGGATTCTTTCCGGCGTCATGATATAAACCAGAGTGTGTTTGTTAAAAAAACCTTTTGGATTTGGGTGGGATTCTTTTCAGCAACTAATTTCAGTTattgggtgattttttttttccatttctagcCCTGAATCGGTTTCCTGAATTGGGGATGGGATCATGAAGAATTCctcttgatccaaatcaggttTTGTGATTTATGTCTTTTCTATGACAGAATCTTATTTCTTACAATTAGTCATGGATAGTTGTATAGTtgtcaaggtattttcttcatttGAAGGTATAGGAAGcctatgaactcattttcaactaTATTCAGGCCTGTTTTGCAGATCAAAACATAAGATTTGATTTATTTAAATGAGGACCAAATCCATATCCTGTTCTGGGTTTTATCCATTGTTAGAATTAGTGGTGCTAAATCTtagtaatttgaattatttttagcatttaatggttttgggaaagaaattaaaataaaaccatCTT is a genomic window of Magnolia sinica isolate HGM2019 chromosome 15, MsV1, whole genome shotgun sequence containing:
- the LOC131227874 gene encoding uncharacterized protein LOC131227874 — protein: MNSAYKKNRKKLKDHSYCELTAMQQQEPLGAPAADIGSSQNGSSSEDSEESVGGDGNAGRRVAEQLQILKSLIPNIKQTDERSIVEETRDYLQRIHHDTDQIERELLQQSQGSSSLGSQRYYILGVETEKLMEGRFVIKIRWRKGPGVAGHMQRVIDLLDVKMISVEVNDQNAEEMLTTAFVKVKKDMQMTEEGLQDLVIKEAQRSGLSP